In Oceanivirga salmonicida, the DNA window TTTATAGAAGCTTGAAGCTCTAAATTAGAATTAATTAAATTAAAGTATTGAATATTATTAGTAAAACATTGTATAATTGACATGTGATATCACCCTTTCTTGGTTGTGTTTTGCGATTCAATTATACAAGAAAATGGGAGGTATCACAATTTTTTTATACAAAAAGTGATACAAACTCAATAAAAACAATATATAAAATGAATTATATAAATAAAAAAAGTGCTGTATACTTTACAGTACCAAAATAACGAAAGAGGAATTTTATGAAAAAAATCATAACTATAATTTTTATGATAAGTACAATGTTAGGTTGTTCAACTGATAACACATTAAAAAGTAAAATAGAAACAATGCTTATGCCTGATTTTAGATATTGGAAAACTGTTAATGAAGAAGAGAAGAAACCATTTATTGTAATAAATGAAGAAGTTAGAAAAGTTATAAAAAAACATAATTATGGGGGAATAATACTATTTTCTCAAAATTTACAAAATAATGAGCAAACAGCAAAATTAATTTATGAATTACAAAAAGCATCTAAAAATCCTATGTTTATAGCTATAGATCAAGAAGGTGGTATAGTTGCAAGATTAAATCAAGGTACAAGATTTCCAGGAAATATGGCTTTGGGAGCGACTAAAGACAAAAACAATGCTTATTTAGTTGGGCAAGCTATTGGTAGAGAATTAAGTGTGTTAGGAATAAATACCAATTTTGCACCAGTATTAGATGTAAATGTCAATCCTAGAAACCCAGTAATAGGACTAAGATCTTTTGGAGAAAGTCCTGAAATGGTCGCAGATATGGGAGTTGAATTAATAAAAGGTTTAAGAAGTGAAAATATAATATCAACTGCAAAACATTTTCCAGGACATGGAGATGTTGAAACAGATACTCATATAGGATTAGCCGTAGTTAATAAAAATCTTGAAGAACTAGAAAAAGTAGAATTTTATCCATTTAAAAAGGCGATAGAAAATAATGTAGATATGATAATGACAGCACATGTTCAGCTGCCACAAATAGAAAAAAATATCATAGTATCAAAAAATGGAGAAGAAATATTATTGCCATCAACTATTTCAAAAATAGTATTAACTGATATTTTAAGAAATAAATTAGGTTTTAAAGGAATAATAGTAACTGATGCACTTCAAGGAATGAAAGCTATAACAGATAATATAAGTGAGTATGAAGCATTAAAAATGTCTATAAATGCAGGTGCAGATATTTTATTAATGCCAGTAGATTTATA includes these proteins:
- a CDS encoding glycoside hydrolase family 3 protein, which produces MKKIITIIFMISTMLGCSTDNTLKSKIETMLMPDFRYWKTVNEEEKKPFIVINEEVRKVIKKHNYGGIILFSQNLQNNEQTAKLIYELQKASKNPMFIAIDQEGGIVARLNQGTRFPGNMALGATKDKNNAYLVGQAIGRELSVLGINTNFAPVLDVNVNPRNPVIGLRSFGESPEMVADMGVELIKGLRSENIISTAKHFPGHGDVETDTHIGLAVVNKNLEELEKVEFYPFKKAIENNVDMIMTAHVQLPQIEKNIIVSKNGEEILLPSTISKIVLTDILRNKLGFKGIIVTDALQGMKAITDNISEYEALKMSINAGADILLMPVDLYSLEDVKKLDNLVDKLVEAVKKGEIKEETIDKAYNRIITLKKEKNIVKPKINLEKINEVVGSSENKKLERDLALSAITIVKNNKLKKIEKLLVMGNSKYQKGITDFAINRLRNENKISNMVYDFLVYDEETTKEEIENIAKNYDTVIVYGSMNDEEALSNENYRTKIPNYVGNIKGIQKIFISINKPYDVSNHINYDKILIAYGYNGIDPTETDIANKSFGPNIPASIEAVLLGIDTNGKLPVSIPKIENGKITNKIYCERVK